The following coding sequences are from one Macaca mulatta isolate MMU2019108-1 chromosome 7, T2T-MMU8v2.0, whole genome shotgun sequence window:
- the PLIN1 gene encoding perilipin-1 isoform X3 has translation MAVNKGPTLLDGDLPEQENVLQRVLQLPVVSGTCECFQKTYTSTKEAHPLVASVCNAYEKGVQSASNLAAWSMEPVVRRLSTQFTAANELACRGLDHLEEKIPALQYPPEKIASELKDTISTRLRSARNSISIPIASTSDKVLGAALAGCELAWGVARDTAEFAANTRAGRLASGGADLALGSIEKVVEYLLPPDKEESAPAPGHQQAQKSPKAKPSLMSRVGALTNTLSRHTMQTMARALEQGHTLAMWIPGVAPLSSLAQWGASVAMQAVSRRRSEVRVPWLHSLAAAQEEDHEDQTDTEGEDVEEEEELETEENKFSEVAALPGPQGLLGGVAHNLQKALQTTISAVTWAPAAVLGMAGRVLHLTPAPAVSSTKGRAMSLSDALKGVTDNVVDTVVHYVPLPRLSLMEPESEFRDIDNPPAEVERREAERRASGAPSAGPEPAPRAAQPRRSLRSTQSPGAPPGPGLEDKVATPAAPRPAFPAVPREKPKRRVSDSFFRPSVMEPILGRAQYSQLRKKS, from the exons GAGCAGGAGAATGTGCTACAGCGGGTCCTGCAGCTGCCGGTGGTGAGTGGCACCTGCGAGTGCTTCCAGAAGACCTATACCAGCACTAAGGAAGCCCACCCCCTGGTGGCCTCTGTGTGCAATGCCTATGAGAAGGGCGTGCAGAGCGCCAGTAACTTGGCTGCCTGGAGCATGGAGCCGGTGGTGCGCAGGCTGTCCACCCAGT TCACAGCTGCCAATGAGCTGGCCTGCCGAGGCTTGGACCACCTGGAGGAAAAGATTCCAGCCCTCCAGTACCCTCCTGAAAAG ATTGCTTCTGAGCTGAAGGACACCATCTCCACCCGCCTCCGCAGTGCCAGAAACAGCATCAGCATTCCCATCGCGAGCACTTCAGACAAGGTCCTGGGGGCCGCTTTGGCTGGGTGCGAGCTTGCCTGGGGAGTGGCCAGAGACACTGCGGAATTTGCTGCCAACACTCGAGCTGGCCGACTGGCTTCTGGAGGGGCCGACTTGGCCTTGGGCAGCATTGAGAAGGTGGTGGAGTACCTCCTCCCTCCAGACAAGGAAGAATCAG CCCCTGCTCCTGGACACCAGCAAGCCCAGAAGTCTCCTAAGGCCAAGCCGAGCCTCATGAGCAGGGTTGGGGCTCTGACCAACACCCTCTCTCGACACACCATGCAGACCATGGCCCGGGCCCTGGAGCAGGGCCACACCCTGGCCATGTGGATCCCAGGAGTGGCGCCCCTG agcagcctggcccagtGGGGTGCCTCAGTGGCCATGCAGGCGGTGTCCCGGCGGAGGAGTGAAGTGCGGGTGCCCTGGTTACACAGCCTCGCAGCCGCCCAGGAGGAGGATCATGAGGACCAGACAGACACGGAGGGAGAGGacgtggaggaggaggaagaattgGAGACAGAGGAGAACAAGTTCAGTGAG GTAGCAGCCCTGCCAGGCCCTCAAGGGCTCCTGGGCGGTGTGGCACATAACCTGCAGAAGGCCCTCCAGACCACCATCTCGGCTGTGACATGGGCACCTGCAGCTGTGCTGGGCATGGCAGGGAGGGTGCTGCACCTCACACCAGCTCCTGCTGTCTCCTCGACCAAGGGGAGGGCCATGTCTCTATCAGATGCCCTGAAGGGCGTTACTGACAATGTGGTGGACACGGTGGTGCATTACGTGCCG CTCCCCAGGCTGTCGCTGATGGAGCCCGAGAGCGAATTCCGGGACATCGACAACCCGCCCGCCGAGGTCGAGCGCCGGGAGGCGGAGCGCAGGGCGTCAGGGGCGCCCTCCGCCGGCCCGGAGCCCGCCCCGCGCGCCGCACAGCCCCGCCGCAGCCTGCGGAGCACGCAGAGCCCCGGCGCGCCCCCCGGCCCGGGCCTGGAGGACAAGGTCGCCACGCCCGCAGCGCCACGCCCGGCCTTCCCGGCCGTGCCCCGCGAGAAGCCGAAGCGCAGGGTCAGCGACAGCTTCTTCCGGCCCAGCGTCATGGAGCCCATCCTGGGCCGCGCGCAGTACAGCCAGCTGCGCAAGAAGAGCTGA
- the PLIN1 gene encoding perilipin-1 isoform X4 produces the protein MAVNKGPTLLDGDLPEQENVLQRVLQLPVVSGTCECFQKTYTSTKEAHPLVASVCNAYEKGVQSASNLAAWSMEPVVRRLSTQFTAANELACRGLDHLEEKIPALQYPPEKIASELKDTISTRLRSARNSISIPIASTSDKVLGAALAGCELAWGVARDTAEFAANTRAGRLASGGADLALGSIEKVVEYLLPPDKEESGTCHSEARPGTPAPGHQQAQKSPKAKPSLMSRVGALTNTLSRHTMQTMARALEQGHTLAMWIPGVAPLSSLAQWGASVAMQAVSRRRSEVRVPWLHSLAAAQEEDHEDQTDTEGEDVEEEEELETEENKFSELPRLSLMEPESEFRDIDNPPAEVERREAERRASGAPSAGPEPAPRAAQPRRSLRSTQSPGAPPGPGLEDKVATPAAPRPAFPAVPREKPKRRVSDSFFRPSVMEPILGRAQYSQLRKKS, from the exons GAGCAGGAGAATGTGCTACAGCGGGTCCTGCAGCTGCCGGTGGTGAGTGGCACCTGCGAGTGCTTCCAGAAGACCTATACCAGCACTAAGGAAGCCCACCCCCTGGTGGCCTCTGTGTGCAATGCCTATGAGAAGGGCGTGCAGAGCGCCAGTAACTTGGCTGCCTGGAGCATGGAGCCGGTGGTGCGCAGGCTGTCCACCCAGT TCACAGCTGCCAATGAGCTGGCCTGCCGAGGCTTGGACCACCTGGAGGAAAAGATTCCAGCCCTCCAGTACCCTCCTGAAAAG ATTGCTTCTGAGCTGAAGGACACCATCTCCACCCGCCTCCGCAGTGCCAGAAACAGCATCAGCATTCCCATCGCGAGCACTTCAGACAAGGTCCTGGGGGCCGCTTTGGCTGGGTGCGAGCTTGCCTGGGGAGTGGCCAGAGACACTGCGGAATTTGCTGCCAACACTCGAGCTGGCCGACTGGCTTCTGGAGGGGCCGACTTGGCCTTGGGCAGCATTGAGAAGGTGGTGGAGTACCTCCTCCCTCCAGACAAGGAAGAATCAGGTACCTGCCATTCGGAGGCTCGGCCTGGGA CCCCTGCTCCTGGACACCAGCAAGCCCAGAAGTCTCCTAAGGCCAAGCCGAGCCTCATGAGCAGGGTTGGGGCTCTGACCAACACCCTCTCTCGACACACCATGCAGACCATGGCCCGGGCCCTGGAGCAGGGCCACACCCTGGCCATGTGGATCCCAGGAGTGGCGCCCCTG agcagcctggcccagtGGGGTGCCTCAGTGGCCATGCAGGCGGTGTCCCGGCGGAGGAGTGAAGTGCGGGTGCCCTGGTTACACAGCCTCGCAGCCGCCCAGGAGGAGGATCATGAGGACCAGACAGACACGGAGGGAGAGGacgtggaggaggaggaagaattgGAGACAGAGGAGAACAAGTTCAGTGAG CTCCCCAGGCTGTCGCTGATGGAGCCCGAGAGCGAATTCCGGGACATCGACAACCCGCCCGCCGAGGTCGAGCGCCGGGAGGCGGAGCGCAGGGCGTCAGGGGCGCCCTCCGCCGGCCCGGAGCCCGCCCCGCGCGCCGCACAGCCCCGCCGCAGCCTGCGGAGCACGCAGAGCCCCGGCGCGCCCCCCGGCCCGGGCCTGGAGGACAAGGTCGCCACGCCCGCAGCGCCACGCCCGGCCTTCCCGGCCGTGCCCCGCGAGAAGCCGAAGCGCAGGGTCAGCGACAGCTTCTTCCGGCCCAGCGTCATGGAGCCCATCCTGGGCCGCGCGCAGTACAGCCAGCTGCGCAAGAAGAGCTGA
- the PLIN1 gene encoding perilipin-1 isoform X5, whose amino-acid sequence MAVNKGPTLLDGDLPEQENVLQRVLQLPVVSGTCECFQKTYTSTKEAHPLVASVCNAYEKGVQSASNLAAWSMEPVVRRLSTQFTAANELACRGLDHLEEKIPALQYPPEKIASELKDTISTRLRSARNSISIPIASTSDKVLGAALAGCELAWGVARDTAEFAANTRAGRLASGGADLALGSIEKVVEYLLPPDKEESAPAPGHQQAQKSPKAKPSLMSRVGALTNTLSRHTMQTMARALEQGHTLAMWIPGVAPLSSLAQWGASVAMQAVSRRRSEVRVPWLHSLAAAQEEDHEDQTDTEGEDVEEEEELETEENKFSELPRLSLMEPESEFRDIDNPPAEVERREAERRASGAPSAGPEPAPRAAQPRRSLRSTQSPGAPPGPGLEDKVATPAAPRPAFPAVPREKPKRRVSDSFFRPSVMEPILGRAQYSQLRKKS is encoded by the exons GAGCAGGAGAATGTGCTACAGCGGGTCCTGCAGCTGCCGGTGGTGAGTGGCACCTGCGAGTGCTTCCAGAAGACCTATACCAGCACTAAGGAAGCCCACCCCCTGGTGGCCTCTGTGTGCAATGCCTATGAGAAGGGCGTGCAGAGCGCCAGTAACTTGGCTGCCTGGAGCATGGAGCCGGTGGTGCGCAGGCTGTCCACCCAGT TCACAGCTGCCAATGAGCTGGCCTGCCGAGGCTTGGACCACCTGGAGGAAAAGATTCCAGCCCTCCAGTACCCTCCTGAAAAG ATTGCTTCTGAGCTGAAGGACACCATCTCCACCCGCCTCCGCAGTGCCAGAAACAGCATCAGCATTCCCATCGCGAGCACTTCAGACAAGGTCCTGGGGGCCGCTTTGGCTGGGTGCGAGCTTGCCTGGGGAGTGGCCAGAGACACTGCGGAATTTGCTGCCAACACTCGAGCTGGCCGACTGGCTTCTGGAGGGGCCGACTTGGCCTTGGGCAGCATTGAGAAGGTGGTGGAGTACCTCCTCCCTCCAGACAAGGAAGAATCAG CCCCTGCTCCTGGACACCAGCAAGCCCAGAAGTCTCCTAAGGCCAAGCCGAGCCTCATGAGCAGGGTTGGGGCTCTGACCAACACCCTCTCTCGACACACCATGCAGACCATGGCCCGGGCCCTGGAGCAGGGCCACACCCTGGCCATGTGGATCCCAGGAGTGGCGCCCCTG agcagcctggcccagtGGGGTGCCTCAGTGGCCATGCAGGCGGTGTCCCGGCGGAGGAGTGAAGTGCGGGTGCCCTGGTTACACAGCCTCGCAGCCGCCCAGGAGGAGGATCATGAGGACCAGACAGACACGGAGGGAGAGGacgtggaggaggaggaagaattgGAGACAGAGGAGAACAAGTTCAGTGAG CTCCCCAGGCTGTCGCTGATGGAGCCCGAGAGCGAATTCCGGGACATCGACAACCCGCCCGCCGAGGTCGAGCGCCGGGAGGCGGAGCGCAGGGCGTCAGGGGCGCCCTCCGCCGGCCCGGAGCCCGCCCCGCGCGCCGCACAGCCCCGCCGCAGCCTGCGGAGCACGCAGAGCCCCGGCGCGCCCCCCGGCCCGGGCCTGGAGGACAAGGTCGCCACGCCCGCAGCGCCACGCCCGGCCTTCCCGGCCGTGCCCCGCGAGAAGCCGAAGCGCAGGGTCAGCGACAGCTTCTTCCGGCCCAGCGTCATGGAGCCCATCCTGGGCCGCGCGCAGTACAGCCAGCTGCGCAAGAAGAGCTGA
- the PLIN1 gene encoding perilipin-1 isoform X2, whose amino-acid sequence MNIKGKKLKEQENVLQRVLQLPVVSGTCECFQKTYTSTKEAHPLVASVCNAYEKGVQSASNLAAWSMEPVVRRLSTQFTAANELACRGLDHLEEKIPALQYPPEKIASELKDTISTRLRSARNSISIPIASTSDKVLGAALAGCELAWGVARDTAEFAANTRAGRLASGGADLALGSIEKVVEYLLPPDKEESGTCHSEARPGTPAPGHQQAQKSPKAKPSLMSRVGALTNTLSRHTMQTMARALEQGHTLAMWIPGVAPLSSLAQWGASVAMQAVSRRRSEVRVPWLHSLAAAQEEDHEDQTDTEGEDVEEEEELETEENKFSEVAALPGPQGLLGGVAHNLQKALQTTISAVTWAPAAVLGMAGRVLHLTPAPAVSSTKGRAMSLSDALKGVTDNVVDTVVHYVPLPRLSLMEPESEFRDIDNPPAEVERREAERRASGAPSAGPEPAPRAAQPRRSLRSTQSPGAPPGPGLEDKVATPAAPRPAFPAVPREKPKRRVSDSFFRPSVMEPILGRAQYSQLRKKS is encoded by the exons GAGCAGGAGAATGTGCTACAGCGGGTCCTGCAGCTGCCGGTGGTGAGTGGCACCTGCGAGTGCTTCCAGAAGACCTATACCAGCACTAAGGAAGCCCACCCCCTGGTGGCCTCTGTGTGCAATGCCTATGAGAAGGGCGTGCAGAGCGCCAGTAACTTGGCTGCCTGGAGCATGGAGCCGGTGGTGCGCAGGCTGTCCACCCAGT TCACAGCTGCCAATGAGCTGGCCTGCCGAGGCTTGGACCACCTGGAGGAAAAGATTCCAGCCCTCCAGTACCCTCCTGAAAAG ATTGCTTCTGAGCTGAAGGACACCATCTCCACCCGCCTCCGCAGTGCCAGAAACAGCATCAGCATTCCCATCGCGAGCACTTCAGACAAGGTCCTGGGGGCCGCTTTGGCTGGGTGCGAGCTTGCCTGGGGAGTGGCCAGAGACACTGCGGAATTTGCTGCCAACACTCGAGCTGGCCGACTGGCTTCTGGAGGGGCCGACTTGGCCTTGGGCAGCATTGAGAAGGTGGTGGAGTACCTCCTCCCTCCAGACAAGGAAGAATCAGGTACCTGCCATTCGGAGGCTCGGCCTGGGA CCCCTGCTCCTGGACACCAGCAAGCCCAGAAGTCTCCTAAGGCCAAGCCGAGCCTCATGAGCAGGGTTGGGGCTCTGACCAACACCCTCTCTCGACACACCATGCAGACCATGGCCCGGGCCCTGGAGCAGGGCCACACCCTGGCCATGTGGATCCCAGGAGTGGCGCCCCTG agcagcctggcccagtGGGGTGCCTCAGTGGCCATGCAGGCGGTGTCCCGGCGGAGGAGTGAAGTGCGGGTGCCCTGGTTACACAGCCTCGCAGCCGCCCAGGAGGAGGATCATGAGGACCAGACAGACACGGAGGGAGAGGacgtggaggaggaggaagaattgGAGACAGAGGAGAACAAGTTCAGTGAG GTAGCAGCCCTGCCAGGCCCTCAAGGGCTCCTGGGCGGTGTGGCACATAACCTGCAGAAGGCCCTCCAGACCACCATCTCGGCTGTGACATGGGCACCTGCAGCTGTGCTGGGCATGGCAGGGAGGGTGCTGCACCTCACACCAGCTCCTGCTGTCTCCTCGACCAAGGGGAGGGCCATGTCTCTATCAGATGCCCTGAAGGGCGTTACTGACAATGTGGTGGACACGGTGGTGCATTACGTGCCG CTCCCCAGGCTGTCGCTGATGGAGCCCGAGAGCGAATTCCGGGACATCGACAACCCGCCCGCCGAGGTCGAGCGCCGGGAGGCGGAGCGCAGGGCGTCAGGGGCGCCCTCCGCCGGCCCGGAGCCCGCCCCGCGCGCCGCACAGCCCCGCCGCAGCCTGCGGAGCACGCAGAGCCCCGGCGCGCCCCCCGGCCCGGGCCTGGAGGACAAGGTCGCCACGCCCGCAGCGCCACGCCCGGCCTTCCCGGCCGTGCCCCGCGAGAAGCCGAAGCGCAGGGTCAGCGACAGCTTCTTCCGGCCCAGCGTCATGGAGCCCATCCTGGGCCGCGCGCAGTACAGCCAGCTGCGCAAGAAGAGCTGA
- the PLIN1 gene encoding perilipin-1 isoform X1, translating to MAVNKGPTLLDGDLPEQENVLQRVLQLPVVSGTCECFQKTYTSTKEAHPLVASVCNAYEKGVQSASNLAAWSMEPVVRRLSTQFTAANELACRGLDHLEEKIPALQYPPEKIASELKDTISTRLRSARNSISIPIASTSDKVLGAALAGCELAWGVARDTAEFAANTRAGRLASGGADLALGSIEKVVEYLLPPDKEESGTCHSEARPGTPAPGHQQAQKSPKAKPSLMSRVGALTNTLSRHTMQTMARALEQGHTLAMWIPGVAPLSSLAQWGASVAMQAVSRRRSEVRVPWLHSLAAAQEEDHEDQTDTEGEDVEEEEELETEENKFSEVAALPGPQGLLGGVAHNLQKALQTTISAVTWAPAAVLGMAGRVLHLTPAPAVSSTKGRAMSLSDALKGVTDNVVDTVVHYVPLPRLSLMEPESEFRDIDNPPAEVERREAERRASGAPSAGPEPAPRAAQPRRSLRSTQSPGAPPGPGLEDKVATPAAPRPAFPAVPREKPKRRVSDSFFRPSVMEPILGRAQYSQLRKKS from the exons GAGCAGGAGAATGTGCTACAGCGGGTCCTGCAGCTGCCGGTGGTGAGTGGCACCTGCGAGTGCTTCCAGAAGACCTATACCAGCACTAAGGAAGCCCACCCCCTGGTGGCCTCTGTGTGCAATGCCTATGAGAAGGGCGTGCAGAGCGCCAGTAACTTGGCTGCCTGGAGCATGGAGCCGGTGGTGCGCAGGCTGTCCACCCAGT TCACAGCTGCCAATGAGCTGGCCTGCCGAGGCTTGGACCACCTGGAGGAAAAGATTCCAGCCCTCCAGTACCCTCCTGAAAAG ATTGCTTCTGAGCTGAAGGACACCATCTCCACCCGCCTCCGCAGTGCCAGAAACAGCATCAGCATTCCCATCGCGAGCACTTCAGACAAGGTCCTGGGGGCCGCTTTGGCTGGGTGCGAGCTTGCCTGGGGAGTGGCCAGAGACACTGCGGAATTTGCTGCCAACACTCGAGCTGGCCGACTGGCTTCTGGAGGGGCCGACTTGGCCTTGGGCAGCATTGAGAAGGTGGTGGAGTACCTCCTCCCTCCAGACAAGGAAGAATCAGGTACCTGCCATTCGGAGGCTCGGCCTGGGA CCCCTGCTCCTGGACACCAGCAAGCCCAGAAGTCTCCTAAGGCCAAGCCGAGCCTCATGAGCAGGGTTGGGGCTCTGACCAACACCCTCTCTCGACACACCATGCAGACCATGGCCCGGGCCCTGGAGCAGGGCCACACCCTGGCCATGTGGATCCCAGGAGTGGCGCCCCTG agcagcctggcccagtGGGGTGCCTCAGTGGCCATGCAGGCGGTGTCCCGGCGGAGGAGTGAAGTGCGGGTGCCCTGGTTACACAGCCTCGCAGCCGCCCAGGAGGAGGATCATGAGGACCAGACAGACACGGAGGGAGAGGacgtggaggaggaggaagaattgGAGACAGAGGAGAACAAGTTCAGTGAG GTAGCAGCCCTGCCAGGCCCTCAAGGGCTCCTGGGCGGTGTGGCACATAACCTGCAGAAGGCCCTCCAGACCACCATCTCGGCTGTGACATGGGCACCTGCAGCTGTGCTGGGCATGGCAGGGAGGGTGCTGCACCTCACACCAGCTCCTGCTGTCTCCTCGACCAAGGGGAGGGCCATGTCTCTATCAGATGCCCTGAAGGGCGTTACTGACAATGTGGTGGACACGGTGGTGCATTACGTGCCG CTCCCCAGGCTGTCGCTGATGGAGCCCGAGAGCGAATTCCGGGACATCGACAACCCGCCCGCCGAGGTCGAGCGCCGGGAGGCGGAGCGCAGGGCGTCAGGGGCGCCCTCCGCCGGCCCGGAGCCCGCCCCGCGCGCCGCACAGCCCCGCCGCAGCCTGCGGAGCACGCAGAGCCCCGGCGCGCCCCCCGGCCCGGGCCTGGAGGACAAGGTCGCCACGCCCGCAGCGCCACGCCCGGCCTTCCCGGCCGTGCCCCGCGAGAAGCCGAAGCGCAGGGTCAGCGACAGCTTCTTCCGGCCCAGCGTCATGGAGCCCATCCTGGGCCGCGCGCAGTACAGCCAGCTGCGCAAGAAGAGCTGA